One segment of Platichthys flesus chromosome 15, fPlaFle2.1, whole genome shotgun sequence DNA contains the following:
- the pdha1a gene encoding pyruvate dehydrogenase E1 subunit alpha 1a, translated as MLTNISNVLRACASRNGAAVVVSARTYADFTTQASFEVKKCDVHKLDEAPATEVVMTRDEGLQYYRTMQTIRRMELKADQLYKQKIIRGFCHLYDGQEACAVGIEASINLSDHLITAYRAHGYTYTRGGKVKEIMAELTGRRGGIAKGKGGSMHMYCKNFYGGNGIVGAQVPLGAGVALACKFQGNNELCVCLYGDGAANQGQIFETYNMASLWKLPLIFICENNRYGMGTSVERAAASTDYFKRGEFIPGLRVDGMDVLCVREAVRFAADHCRSGKGPIIMELQTYRYHGHSMSDPGVSYRTREEIQEVRSKSDPISLLKDRMLSNNMASIEELKEIDIAVRKEIEDAAQYATTDPEPPLEDLCNHIFANSPPLDVRGTNPWSKLKSTS; from the exons ATGCTGACCAATATCTCCAATGTGCTGAGAGCCTGCGCTTCCAGAAAT GGAGCTGCAGTGGTCGTTTCAGCACGCACATATGCTGACTTCACAACCCAGGCTAGCTTCGAAGTAAAG AAATGTGATGTGCACAAGCTGGATGAGGCTCCGGCCACTGAGGTGGTTATGACTCGTGATGAGGGTCTGCAGTACTACCGCACCATGCAGACGATCAGGCGCATGGAGCTGAAGGCAGATCAGCTCTATAAGCAGAAGATCATCAGAGGGTTTTGCCACTTGTATGACGGCCAG GAGGCTTGTGCAGTCGGTATTGAAGCATCCATTAATTTGTCTGACCACCTGATCACTGCTTACCGCGCCCATGGATACACTTACACCAGAGGAGGGAAAGTGAAGGAGATCATGGCCGAGCTCACCG gcagaagaggaggaattGCAAAAGGCAAAGGAGGATCAATGCACATGTACTGCAAAAACTTCTATGGAGGAAATGGAATTGTTGGAGCACAG GTTCCCCTTGGTGCTGGTGTAGCTCTGGCCTGCAAATTTCAGGGCAACAAtgagctgtgtgtctgtctctatgGTGATGGTGCTGCCAACCAG GGTCAGATCTTTGAAACCTACAATATGGCCTCTCTCTGGAAGTTGcccctcatcttcatctgtgaGAACAACCGGTACGGTATGGGAACGTCAGTGGAGCGAGCTGCAGCCAGCACAGACTACTTCAAGAGAGGAGAGTTCATCCCTGGTCTCCGG GTTGATGGGATGGATGTCTTGTGCGTACGGGAAGCAGTGAGGTTTGCCGCTGACCACTGCAGATCTGGAAAG GGTCCCATTATCATGGAGCTTCAGACATACCGCTATCATGGACACAGTATGAGTGATCCCGGCGTCAG CTACCGCACACGTGAGGAGATTCAGGAGGTCCGCAGCAAGAGCGACCCCATATCATTGCTGAAGGATCGCATGCTTAGCAACAACATGGCAAGCATTGAGGAGCTCAAG GAGATTGATATAGCGGTGAGGAAGGAAATCGAAGATGCTGCCCAGTATGCCACCACGGATCCTGAACCCCCACTGGAAGACTTGTGCAACCATATCTTTGCCAACAGCCCACCTCTGGATGTGCGTGGCACGAACCCCTGGTCCAAGCTGAAGTCTACGAGCTAA